Below is a window of Phycisphaerae bacterium DNA.
CCCTTCAAGAGAGTTCTTGTCAAGATAGTGCTGCATTCGCACCAATCGCGACGATGGTCAGGATTCTGATTGCAATCCTGAGAAGTCCGAGATACCGTATCGTGCGAAGCCGGATTCAAGGGTTACACAATTCCGCTTGCCTCATTTCGGCTCTTTGAGCTAGGCAATGTACATGTCAATCGCGTACCGCGTCGTCGTCGGGATTTGTCCGGGTAGGTATCCTCCAGCTCCTCGCGAACATGCCCAAGAAATAACCACTTGGTGGATACCGCTACCCGTAGCATCGTCAACACGCAGCGATCGGGACCGGTCTTTGTCCTCGCGCGGAAAGCGTGTAAAGGGAATGTTGTGCAGGCACGTTGCGAAAGGAATTCCAAACGATGAGACTCGATCGTGAATTCAGGGGCCCCATCCAGAAAACGGACGGTATCGGCTTCGGTTCCTTTCGCGGAGGACGAACATTACCATGTCCTACTGCCCGAGCGGCGACCGGAGCCAGGCTCACAGGGTTGATCATGGCCTGCGCGATCGTTGCAGTCACTTCGTCCAACGCTTTCTCTCAGTGTAGCGTCATTGAACTTGATGCATTCGACCCATCGTCTTTCCAAAGCGCGACTGACGTGTCGATTTCAGGCTCGTACGCCGTTCTCGGGTACGAGAACGCCGAAGTCGGTATGCCAGGTACTTCCGGCGCCGTCTACGTCTACAGACGAAACGACAACGCGACCATGAACCCGCACGACGACACCTGGGACGAAGTCGCTGTAGTCCTCCCGACGCCCGGTGTACTGAAGTTCGGCTCTCGCGTCGCGGTGTCCGGAGATTTCGTCGCCATCGTATCCGGCAATAGCGCCGAAACTGTCGGCGTGTATCGGAGGAATGACAACGGAACACCGCAGGACTTCATGGACGATTCCTGGCCGCTCATGCAGCAATTGAGCCTATCGCCGTCCTCGTCCGCCCGGACCGTGGCAGCCTCCGGCAATCGCCTTGCCGTGGGTGCCCCGACTGTCAACAGCACAACGGGGGCGGTTCACGTTTTTCGACTGGATGAGAATAGCACGCCTGGCGATCCGAGTGACGATTCATGGGTTCAGGAAGCACTGATCACCGCATCAGATGGGGCGGCAGGCGACAGGTTCGGCTTCAAGATCGCAATGCAGACAGACGCCTTGATAGTAGGCTCCGCGGCCGTAAACCCGATTGATGATTCTGCCTACATCTTTCGACGCTCGGGTCAAACGTGGAGCGAGGAGGCCGTTCTATTTACCACACCTCCCAATCCGACCGAGAGTCTGTTCTGGGGCTCCGTGGCCATCGCTGGCGACCTGGTGGCGGTAGGCCTTGCCACAATTACGGACCCCGCCTCGGGCGGGGTCTATCTCTTTCGCAAGGATGGCGCCGCCTGGGTCCAGACGGCGCGCCTGCTTCCCGAGGGCGGCGTGCCGAGCAATTTCGGCGGCAGTGTCGCCGTTGCCCTGACCGATGCTCGCGTAGTGGTGGGGGCAGGCGAGAGCAGTGTGGGGCTGGGCTCCGGGGCTGTGTACTTTTTCGACCGAAATACGAACGGCACCCCAAACGACCCGAGCGATGATTCCTGGAAGCAGGCCGGTGTTTTCAACGAACCTGACCCGCAGGAATCGAACGGCCTGAACCTCGGATACGACGTTGCTGCCTGTGGCAACTGGTGCGTCCTGGGAACTCTCCGAAAGAGGGGCTACGCAATTCCCCTCTACTCCAGCATTTGGACGGTACAGCAGCAGATTGCTCCTGTCGGGCTGGTCGCAGGCGATCGATTCGGAACAACGATTGATGTCGAAGACAATTGGCTTGTTGCCAGCGATTCCAGTAACGGAGCCGGTGAGATCGTCCACGTGTACCGGCGGGACAATCAGGGCACGCCATCCAATCTGGACGACGACACGTGGTCTCCTGTCACCGATTTGACGCCCGACGGCACCGGTCAACAATTCGGCGCCAGCGTCTCCGTCCATGCGGACTGGATATTTGTCGGCGCACCCAGTCGTGGCTCGCTCGCGGGAGCCGTCTATGTATACCGGCGGGATGACAACGGAACCCCTTCTGATCTAAGTGACGACGATTGGTCGGCACATGATCTGATTCAAGGGGGAGGAAGTGTCTTCAACCTGGGAACGGATATTGACACGGATGGAATCCGCATGGCCGCCTCGGCGCCATGGTCGCTCGGATCCCTGTTGGTTTTTGCGCGAGACGATAATAACACGGCGAACCTCGACGATGACGTTTGGTTCTTGGAGGCATCGGTTCCCTCTCCCTTTGCGAGAGAAATCGTATTACAAGACCCGTTCCTGTTTGCGGGCGATACCAACGATGCCGAAGCCGGAACAAACGCGGGGGCGGTGTTCGTGTATCGACGCGATGGAACGAGCTGGTCGCAGCACGCCAAGCTCTTGCCCTCAGACAGTGGCGTGTTCTTTGGGCAGTCTCTCGCGGCGTCGCAGAACTGGATTGCGGTTCGAAGAAACCTGTACTACACCTACCTGTTCCAGAAGGACGACAACGGTTCACCAGCCGACCCGAGCGACGACTCCTGGAATGAAACACAGCGAGTTGGCGAAGGAGCCGGGCCTTTGACGCCCACGGTTAACAGCCTCGCAATAACCGAAGACTGGCTGTTCGCTGGCCTGCCGGACAACGTTACTGATGGCGTCGACAGAAAGGGACTGGTGGGTGGCTATCGGCGTAACGGTAACACATGGGAGCCGAGCTTGATCATCTATCCGAAATCGCCGATTCCCCCGCACGCCGGAGTAGCGCAGGCATTCGGGCAATCCGTGTCGGTTGGCGGCGAGTGGCTGGCCATCGGTGCTCCCGGGGAAGATGGGGTCGCAACCGACACCGGCGCGGCCTACGTGGTCTTGCGGCACAGTCTTGACAGTGACTCGGACGGAATACGCGATGGCTGCGACCTGTGTCCGGATTCACCCGACGGCAATGACGCCGATGGAGACTCGGTTCCTGATGATTGCGACATCTGCGCGGCTGGCGACGACTGCTTGGACGGTGACGGCGATGGGCTGCCGGATGCCTGCGACAATTGCCCGGTGGATGCCAACGCAAGCCAGGCAAACGCAGATTCGGACTCGTTTGGCGATGCTTGTGACAATTGTCCGCTCACGTCAAACCCCGGCCAGGAAGATGCGGATTCGGACAACGTTGGGGATGCTTGTGACAATTGCCCTGATGATTCGAATTTCGACCAAACCAACAGCGATACTGACGATCTTGGTGATGTGTGTGACAACTGCCCCGCGGTCTCGAATCCGTCGCAGACCGATACCGATAGCGACACCCTGGGTGACGCCTGCGACAACTGTCCGCTCGTGAGCAATATCGGGCAAGCAAACGGGGATGGGGATACGCTGGGGGATGCCTGCGACAATTGCCCCTCGGACACGAATGAGGGACAAGAAGACGTGGACGCCGACCTGCTGGGCGATCTTTGCGACAACTGTTCGACAGTCGCCAACGCTGACCAAACAGACGCTGACTCAAATGGTGTCGGGGATGCCTGCGAGCCTCCGGGAGAAGAGCAGCCCACGCCCGTGGCAAAAAACCGGTACCTGACATTTGTGCCGCGCAACGTGGACACGGTAGTCGCGTTTGGGGTCACTTTGACGGACCCCGGCCCGTCAACTGTTGGCTGGGTGGATGTTCCCGATTCGAATGGAATCGCCCGTCTTTCCTCTGCGCCGGCTTTTCGTGTTTGGGCTGGAAGCAATGTCCACGTGGCCGACTGTGCGATCGTGCCAGACGCCAACTACGAGATCCGCGCGACGACCGACGGCATTACGTTTACGTCGGCGCTGATCGCCAGCACGACGCCGCAACCTGGCGGCGGACGCTTCTGGGGCGACATTGTAGGCACGTTTGCGGATGGGGCTTGGACGCCTCCGAACGGCATTGTCAACGGCTTTGACATCACCGCAGCGCTGAAGAAGTTCACGCAGGATCCCAGCGCGCCGCATATCTCGTGGGTGGACGTCAATCCGCAGGTTCCGGACAAGACCTGCAACGGCCCGGACATCCTGCAGATCGTCAACGCGTTCAGCTTGAAGCCGTATCCATTCGCGGCACCGCAGGATTGCCCGTAGGCTGCTGCAAAAAAAGGGCGAATCACTAATGCGCACGAGGTTGGAAGCGTCGCGTTCGCCCAAGCAACCATAACATCGAAAAAATCTCCCTTGCGCGCGACTTTTCGTTTCGAGGACGGTCTTGTTCCCTCTAGTTGGCGGGTCGTAGCGAAATCCGCCGACCCAGGGGTTAAGAAACGTCGCCGGCGCGGGGACGTGCCGGCGTTTTCGTTTCTATCGCCGGTTCTGGCAAGGGTTTACGGATCGCCCCGCATCGCGCACCGAGATGAGAAACGCCGTTGCGCGACCTTGGCGAGGGCGCCTTGCTGGGCATGTAGCTCGCGTCTCGCCGAGAGTCTCGGAGTCTCTCGCCAGCGCCGACCCACGGGTTATGGCAACATGTTCCGTTCCCCCGACCGAACGAAACCTGCCTCGGAAATCCACCCTCCCGCTGGGCGGCTTTTGGGGTATGAGCTTTCGAGGAGCGCGACTTGCGTGCCGCACGTCTAAACTACCGGACCACTGGTGCCCCGATTCCGAGCATCATCAGCGCTTGCGGCGACCTGTGGGGCGCGAACCCGAAAACTGGTTACTTCTTCTTTAGGTTCAAACGCAACGTGCCACACGAGCATCGCAAGTCCGTGGGATTTACTCGCGGAGAGACCGAAAGCCACGATTGGCACTTAGCGCAACGGAACTGATTGAGAAGCCGCTTGAACGCACTAACGACCGGCTTGAAATCCTCTCTCGATAGGTCCGCCCACTCGTTGTAGTGGACCGCCTTATTGATTATCCACTCCTCTCCGCTTTTCTCTGCCAGAATCTCACTGCGAGCCCTGAGCATTTCTTCAACCTTCGCAGTCTGGTCGGCATTGCTCCAGGACTTCGCTGCCTTGACCGCGTCCTTAAGAAGCTCACCCTGTTTCCCGAGCACGGCACTCAGAAGCACGCCCATGTCGTAGTTGCCATCGCCTCTGAATGTGACCGGTGCCGCCAATTCATCTGCCAAGTCAGCGGCGACGTACTCTAAGTGCCGACGTAAACGAGCCGCCGCGGTCGGGACCTCGTTCTTCGCCAGGTCTTCATCGATCTGTTCCCACACCTCCGCGACCTCATCGAGAACCGGTCCTGTATCTACGGTCCAAGTGTGAAAGGCGATCGCTGACTTGGCCGAGATCAACCCCTCCGTTCGCATCTGCCGCGTCCACACTTGATCATGCGTGGTTACGACAAACTGGGTGTGAGGAAATTGCGTCTTGAGGAGTTTGCAGAACTGCTTCCGATGCTGAGAATCGACCGACATCACCACATCGTCCAGCACGGCGAACGAAAACCGATCACCCAGGACCCGCTTCATGAGGGCGAGATAAAGGCACACACCCATCCCATCCTGATGACCCTCGCTATGATATGCACCAGGTGGGAACATCCCCTTTCTGTGGAAGTCCACGAGCAGTCCCAGCTTACCATCGGCGGGTTCAAACTTGGCAGTAAACTCACCCTCGTCGTCATGATTGAGAAACTGGTAGTACTTGCTGAAGTCCCACTCCACCTCCTTGTAGAGTCCAGTCAGGGCTGATTCTGCGACTTGGCAGTAGGTCTTATACACCGCCTTGCCACGAGCCGACGCCATGCGCTTGCGCTCCTCGTCACGCCGTGAAACCTGCCAGTTTTTCAATCGCTCCTGTGCCACAACCAAGAAGTCACGAGCGTTGCCCCGTGCGTCCTTGTCCGGACGGGCCTGCACGCGGCTCGCCAGCGATTCCACATCACTCCTGAGGCCGGCCGGAGGGCTAGCCCAGCCGCGTTCCAAGCGATCCTTCAGCGCGATGAGACCCTCCACGGACGTAAGATTTTCGGTCAGGGTCCGAAGTGCGCCGACCCACTGTCCCATGTTCGTCCGTAGTGCCTCGTCGACTTCCGCCAGCTTCGCTACAGTCTCGGCAATCGTCTGGAGGCTCATTGCCGCCGCAGCGATCGCCCGACCGTTCTGGAGCAGTGAAGTTTCAATCTGTTTCGCTTCTCTCGACCTGTCCAGCGTTTTCTGCACATGAGCACGAAGGGCCTCTACGTCCCAAGGCGTGTCGCACAGCGGGCATTGCGGCCCATCGATCAATTCGAGCCCCGTCTGAAGGAATGCGGCACGCCGAATCAGTGGAAGGAGGCCGGGATCCTTCTCAATCTGCTCAACGGCACCGAGCACTGCGTCCACTTGCTCCTGCGTTGCACTCTCAGACCCCGCGGTCATCGCGTCAGACAGAGCTTTGACATCACGAAGTGCGGATTCCTTCGAGCTTGCGCTCTTTTCGGCGTCTGCGCTCTTTTCGAGCCCCTCAGATACGGAAGTATCCCTTGTCAGCTCATTGATCTCGGCTAGTCCGAGCACTTTGCGACGCTGGTTCACGGCGGAAAGCAGATCCTCGGCTTTCAGTTCCGCCAAGTCCAAGTGACGCTTAAGGCTCTCTCTCGCCGCTTCTGCCTGCTGCTTCGCTGTCGAATGGGCTGTTTCAAGCTTGTTCTGAGTCGTCTTGAGTGTCGCTCGTGTTTGATCGATGTCGTCGAGCTTGAGCAGCGTCTGAACGTCCCGCGAGCGTTGGGTTGCTTCGGTGAGAATGAACTTGATGATCTCGCGACGTGACAGGGTAACTTCGGGGTGTTCGGAAAGTTCAGCGAACACCGCTTTCACGTCGGCGTCGCCGGGCGTGATGGTCGGCTTCCTCGGTTGCTTGATCTTGCGCGTGATGCTCGCGCTTTTGTCCAGGTGCGGAATGTACACTTCAAGGCACACGAACGAGGCGTCAGGGTAGTCGCGCTTCTCTACGTGGGGTCCATGATCGGCAAGCTTCAAATCTCCCGTGCCCGCGCCTTTGAGCCGGCCAATTTCGCCCGTCAACGCAAACTGAATCGCATCTACGACACCGCTTTTCCCCGAACCATTCGGGCCGGAGATGACAAAGTTCCCCTTATTCAACGCGAGCGTGAGGTTGCGAATCCCTCGTAGCTCCTCGATATGGATGGACTCGATCTTGATCACGGGACCTCATCCTGCGGGTCAGACGAAATGGCATCGACGAGCGAAGCTGCCTTCGGCTTCTTATCTGCTTCGAAGATCGCTCGCAGCGATTGGACGCGTTCAGCGTCGAATTCCGGAAGTTCGGCAAGCTGCTTGAAGAAGTCGATGAGGATGTCTTCCTGAATGCTGCTCATCTAGCCCTCCTCTCGGCTATTGCCATCGATGCATCACCTCACGTAGGGCAAAATCACGCAGTGCGGTCGTCGATGCTGGCTTGCCATGTCGCGTTCGGGCGATGTGGAACTGGTCAACGCCGTCGTCGGCGATGTGCCGTACACGGAGATACTCACCGTTTGCCGGGCAGTCCAATCGTGCCCACGACCTATCCGCGCCTCTCCATCATAACCCTGTGGTCGGCTCACCGCACGCTGCCTGCTCCTGGCGGGGGCGGACCCGTGGAAGTCCGGCTGGCGGCAGGAGGGGCTGAGTAGCATTCGAGCCAGAGCAAACTCCTTGGTCATGGATTTCCGTACGACTCGCGCGCGAACTGCAAAGGCAATGGGTACGTGGCGGCGCGTTCGCATCGTGCGATCGTGCTCGTCCGCGCGGAGCCCGTTATGCCCAAGCAGCGCGCGGACGAACATCTCTGCCCCCCGCCAGTCGTCGGTGCGAGGTCGCATCTATCCTCGCCAAGGACGTTGTTCGGTGGCACCGGACGACCAGGACCACGGACTATCCCGACACTCAAGGAATCCTGCTCGACCGCGGGTTTTGATTTGGACCTTCCACCAGTAGCCGAAACGGCGTTATGGATGTTCGAACGAACGACTCTCGACTTGGGGTCCGCACTAGCAGGCTGTCCGACGCAATTCGGCATGTGTCCCATCATCAGGCGCTGCCCGAGAGTTGCTGCCAGGGTTACATTCGGGGAGGTTGGTGGGTTTTCTCGAAAGAGAGTGCCCCCTACGTTGACACCCGCGACGGGAAGCGGCCTCACCGCATCGTCGCCCTAACCCGTCGCCCGTAAAGGGTTACGGCGCTTTCGCCACCTCCCGCCGCGCTCTCGGTTCGTAGCCACGACGTTCGAGATTTGATCGCAACCCGCCGGGTTGCGCTCGTCGTCCGCTGGAGAGCGTCTTGAACTCTCGCGCTCTCGCGTTAATGTCGCCCTTTAGTTAACAGGAAGAATTTGATCGGGATATCGGTATCGAACTGGGAGAAGCCCATGAGTCCAGGCAAGAAACTCCTTGCGGCCTCGATCGCCTTGGTGGGCTGCTGTGCCCTCCTCCTTTACATCGCTCGCCAGTGGGAATCGGGCAGTCAGATACCACCACCAACCGACCAACCTGTTGTGCGGATTGGCTACCTCCCGATATACGTCGATCTGCCGTTGTTCGTCGCGGCCCAGCGGAACCTGTTCGCCAAACACGGTGTTCGTGCTGAGCTGCATCGGTTTGCAGCCAGTGCAGAGATAGGCGACGCGCTTCTGACCGGAGACGTACAGTTTGGCGCGTCGATAGCATATTCCGTTGTGCTTGCCAACGAGAGTCGCGATCCCCACCGGCTCAAAGTTTTTATGATCGACGCGGAAACAAAGGACAATTACCTGTCTTCGATCGTGGTTCCCGCAACATCACCAATCAAACGAATCGCCGATCTGCAAGGGCGGACAGTAGTTTCCTTCCCCGGCAAGACGGCGGTCGGATTCTTCAAGCGCGTGTTGCGGGCCAACGGAATTGAACCAAGTACCGTCACCATCCAAGAACTTCCCATCACGAGCCATCTGGACGCTCTCGAATCCGGTGGAGCGGACGCGATCTTCACCTACGAACCAACGGGCACGCAGGCCGTAATCGACAAGGGCGCGACCAAGCTCGCTCCCGGTGCCGTGGAGACGTATGTCATTGACCCATGGCAGGCGGGTGTCTGGGTTGTAAAGAAGGATTGGGCCGAACAAAACCAGGAAGTCACACGTGCTGTCGTCGCCGCTATCTACGAGGCGCTAGACTACATGCGCGCCAATCCACGAGATGCCAAGGTCGCACTCTCTGGATACACGACCATTCGGCCGGATGTTGCGCTCAGGACGCCCAACATCCCGTTCACCAAGCTCTCTGAGGCAAACTACGAGGCATTTCAGCGTCACGCGGACATGCTCTTGGAAGACGGAGTTATTTCCCGAAAACTCGACTCGAAGACTCTGTTGGCGCCCAGCGAATGGCTCCCAAAGTAGCTCCTAGTTTGATCCACGTAGCACTGGAAGCAGCAGCGTCTCATGCTGCGAACGGACGCACGCCCGACTCGTCGGCGCGCTTGTTCTCCGATGTTACAATAAGCGCATGCAGCGGGTCTAGCTTGGTCCTCCTTGGACCGAACGGCTGTGGCAAGACGAGCGTTGCCCGGGCTTTCTTGGGCTTGGCCCCACTCTCGTCCGGGCGGCGCACAGCCCAACCAAGAATTCGCTTCGCCTACATGCCTCAAGACTACCGCAACGCGTGCTTTCCGTGGCTATCTGTTCGGGACAATATCGCATTGCGCCTTCGGTGTTCCTTCCAGGGCAAGCATGTGAACGCTGGCGCGAACTCGATTATCGATGACGAGATGGCTGCGTTGTGTCGCCGCTTAGATATCCAAGTCGATTTGAACAAGTACCCGTATGAACTATCTGGTGGTGAGCTTCAGTTGCTGTTATTTTTGGCAACGATGGTAATGCCCGGTGATCTCCGCGTATTTGATGAGCCGTTCTCCGCTCTTGACTTCAGACGACGTGTGGTTGCCTCGAAGATGATGTCGGAGAGATTCGCGAGTAGACCCAGCGAGGCGTGGATCGTAATTACTCACGACCTCACCGAAGGCGTGCAGTTGGCCGATGAAGTCGCAGTCTTTAGCACGAATCGTACCATCACAGAGCGGATCAAGGTGGAGATGCCTTGGCCTCGTGACATCGGCGATTCAAGTGACGCGGCGGCTATCACAGCGGTTCAAGCGGTCAGGAAGGCGGTTGGCATTGCGTAGGGGATTGGCGTGGCTGATCACTGTGGCCGTCATCGCGGCGACGTGGGAAGTCGTCGTGCGGGCGAAGCTTGTGAGCCCCGCCATGCTTGCAGCACCGAGTGAAATTGCGATGCGCTGTGACGCATTGCTTCGGCCCACAGCGCACCTCGGGGACGTGGTCTCGACACTTGCATACGCCCTGAGCGCGTTCACTCTCAGCGTGCCGATCGGCATCACCGCAGGGATAGCGATCGGCAATCGTGGGCATGCGTCTGAGCCATTGGCCTTTATTCTAGATTTCTTGCGCTCGATACCTGCAACGGCGCTCGTACCGGTCTTCTTTCTCATGGCTGGTGCGGGAGCCGGTACAAAGCTAGCGGCAGGATGCTTCAGTTCGAGCTTGGTAGTAGCGCTTGCGACCCTTCACGGAATGCGGTCTATACCGAGTACACGGTGTGAAACTGCGGATCTCTTGGGCATTGAGGGCCTTCGTCGTATTTGGCTGGTCACGTTACCGTCCGCTGCACGAGAGATCTTCCTCGGCTGCCGCGCGGGTGTATCGCTGGCACTGATCCTCGTTGTCGTGGCTGAGATGCTAATAGGAGGAAATCAAGGGCTTGGACGCGTCATTTTCGACATGAGATACACCGACGACAAGCCGCTGATGTACGCTGCGATCCTCACAACCGGCGTGATGGGCTATTGTCTGAACGCGGTTGTTGGGCGGTTCGAACGCATTGTCGTTCACTGGAGGCAATAGGGATGAACGGCGCACCATGGGTAGCAATGTGTATCGGTGCGGGCTGCATTGTCATCGGCGTTGTCGGCTACAACTGGCTTTACTGGCGAGCGCGCGGCGACTTGCAGGGGTTTACCTTCAGAGAGACGATTGCTCAGCTGGCTTCGCATTTGCCAGACGATAGCAGCTCCGCTTGGCCACACATTATTTGTGGTGTGGTTCTGACGCTTGGCATATCGTTGGTCGGTGGTTTTGCACTCGAGGGGTTTTCAGCGCAATTCGATGACAGGGTGCCAACTGGCACTGGCGCGACTCTTGCCGGCGTGATTTTTGGTGCCGAAATTGGAATGATTTCCTTCTGGACGCTCTGGCAAACAAAACGAATCGAACGAGGCCAAGGAGTCATGGTGCATGGGTTTCCCGCGCTCGTCACCGCGATGAGTAGGGAAATGAAAACACTGTGGGAAGAATTGGAGCGGTCGGATTGGACTCCGCAGGCGCACCATCGATTCTTGCTTGTCACGACAAACCCATGGTTTGGGATGCTATCAAACCCAAACGCTGCATGGACGCAGGAATTCAGGGAAGGGCTGGAACGCCTGGCACACGCAGTAAGAACTTGTGAAGAAAAGAAGGCGGTTAGGCGTTTCGTCTTCGGAATATTGATGGGGGACGCCGCGCGACTGAAAGAATTTCACGGCCTTTATCACAGCGATCTCAATGGTGATGCAAGAGAAAAGGCAGTCGAGGAGGCGACTAAAAAGCTGAACGAGTTTGTTGCGATTCTGAAACAGTACGGTGCGAATGATAACCAGATTCGTGCCAAGGCGTCTGTGCCGGCGATTCAGTTTGCCATAATTGGCAATGTCGTCTTTGAGTTTATTCTTGATACCGTTGGAGGTGCGACCGAGGTACATCGGGCGCGAATGCTGCGTGAGCGAGTTCTGTGTGAGCGATTTGTGCAGACTTATAGCGTTCTCGAATCCCTCCCGTAGACTTGATTGCAGGCTGCTCGACCAGCAGATACACGGCTCGTCTTGGTGTGAGTAGTGCCACAGCGCAGACCGCGGTCATTGGGTGCAGCGTTGGCACCGCGTGCGTTTCGTTATCGCACATCGCAGGAAAACACTTCGAATCTGTCGGCGGTAAGTAGTGAAGGAGGACGCTGTTAACGCGCGGCGTCGCCGAGATCACTACCGCCGGACAACTCACCGGCCGCAATGCGGAGGTCGTTGTGGGCGAACGCTCGAGGAGCGCCCATGCAACGCAACGACCCCGCAAACATGTCCATCGATGACCGCATCGACGAGGTAGCCACCATCCTGGCCGCCGGGTTCCTGCGGTTGAAGCGCCGGACCGGTTGTCTCCCGCCCGACATCTCCGAACCGCCGGGCTCCGCGACATTCGAGAGCGCCGGAAGTT
It encodes the following:
- a CDS encoding thrombospondin type 3 repeat-containing protein, whose translation is MPGTSGAVYVYRRNDNATMNPHDDTWDEVAVVLPTPGVLKFGSRVAVSGDFVAIVSGNSAETVGVYRRNDNGTPQDFMDDSWPLMQQLSLSPSSSARTVAASGNRLAVGAPTVNSTTGAVHVFRLDENSTPGDPSDDSWVQEALITASDGAAGDRFGFKIAMQTDALIVGSAAVNPIDDSAYIFRRSGQTWSEEAVLFTTPPNPTESLFWGSVAIAGDLVAVGLATITDPASGGVYLFRKDGAAWVQTARLLPEGGVPSNFGGSVAVALTDARVVVGAGESSVGLGSGAVYFFDRNTNGTPNDPSDDSWKQAGVFNEPDPQESNGLNLGYDVAACGNWCVLGTLRKRGYAIPLYSSIWTVQQQIAPVGLVAGDRFGTTIDVEDNWLVASDSSNGAGEIVHVYRRDNQGTPSNLDDDTWSPVTDLTPDGTGQQFGASVSVHADWIFVGAPSRGSLAGAVYVYRRDDNGTPSDLSDDDWSAHDLIQGGGSVFNLGTDIDTDGIRMAASAPWSLGSLLVFARDDNNTANLDDDVWFLEASVPSPFAREIVLQDPFLFAGDTNDAEAGTNAGAVFVYRRDGTSWSQHAKLLPSDSGVFFGQSLAASQNWIAVRRNLYYTYLFQKDDNGSPADPSDDSWNETQRVGEGAGPLTPTVNSLAITEDWLFAGLPDNVTDGVDRKGLVGGYRRNGNTWEPSLIIYPKSPIPPHAGVAQAFGQSVSVGGEWLAIGAPGEDGVATDTGAAYVVLRHSLDSDSDGIRDGCDLCPDSPDGNDADGDSVPDDCDICAAGDDCLDGDGDGLPDACDNCPVDANASQANADSDSFGDACDNCPLTSNPGQEDADSDNVGDACDNCPDDSNFDQTNSDTDDLGDVCDNCPAVSNPSQTDTDSDTLGDACDNCPLVSNIGQANGDGDTLGDACDNCPSDTNEGQEDVDADLLGDLCDNCSTVANADQTDADSNGVGDACEPPGEEQPTPVAKNRYLTFVPRNVDTVVAFGVTLTDPGPSTVGWVDVPDSNGIARLSSAPAFRVWAGSNVHVADCAIVPDANYEIRATTDGITFTSALIASTTPQPGGGRFWGDIVGTFADGAWTPPNGIVNGFDITAALKKFTQDPSAPHISWVDVNPQVPDKTCNGPDILQIVNAFSLKPYPFAAPQDCP
- a CDS encoding AAA family ATPase, which codes for MIKIESIHIEELRGIRNLTLALNKGNFVISGPNGSGKSGVVDAIQFALTGEIGRLKGAGTGDLKLADHGPHVEKRDYPDASFVCLEVYIPHLDKSASITRKIKQPRKPTITPGDADVKAVFAELSEHPEVTLSRREIIKFILTEATQRSRDVQTLLKLDDIDQTRATLKTTQNKLETAHSTAKQQAEAARESLKRHLDLAELKAEDLLSAVNQRRKVLGLAEINELTRDTSVSEGLEKSADAEKSASSKESALRDVKALSDAMTAGSESATQEQVDAVLGAVEQIEKDPGLLPLIRRAAFLQTGLELIDGPQCPLCDTPWDVEALRAHVQKTLDRSREAKQIETSLLQNGRAIAAAAMSLQTIAETVAKLAEVDEALRTNMGQWVGALRTLTENLTSVEGLIALKDRLERGWASPPAGLRSDVESLASRVQARPDKDARGNARDFLVVAQERLKNWQVSRRDEERKRMASARGKAVYKTYCQVAESALTGLYKEVEWDFSKYYQFLNHDDEGEFTAKFEPADGKLGLLVDFHRKGMFPPGAYHSEGHQDGMGVCLYLALMKRVLGDRFSFAVLDDVVMSVDSQHRKQFCKLLKTQFPHTQFVVTTHDQVWTRQMRTEGLISAKSAIAFHTWTVDTGPVLDEVAEVWEQIDEDLAKNEVPTAAARLRRHLEYVAADLADELAAPVTFRGDGNYDMGVLLSAVLGKQGELLKDAVKAAKSWSNADQTAKVEEMLRARSEILAEKSGEEWIINKAVHYNEWADLSREDFKPVVSAFKRLLNQFRCAKCQSWLSVSPRVNPTDLRCSCGTLRLNLKKK
- a CDS encoding ABC transporter substrate-binding protein encodes the protein MSPGKKLLAASIALVGCCALLLYIARQWESGSQIPPPTDQPVVRIGYLPIYVDLPLFVAAQRNLFAKHGVRAELHRFAASAEIGDALLTGDVQFGASIAYSVVLANESRDPHRLKVFMIDAETKDNYLSSIVVPATSPIKRIADLQGRTVVSFPGKTAVGFFKRVLRANGIEPSTVTIQELPITSHLDALESGGADAIFTYEPTGTQAVIDKGATKLAPGAVETYVIDPWQAGVWVVKKDWAEQNQEVTRAVVAAIYEALDYMRANPRDAKVALSGYTTIRPDVALRTPNIPFTKLSEANYEAFQRHADMLLEDGVISRKLDSKTLLAPSEWLPK
- a CDS encoding ATP-binding cassette domain-containing protein, whose translation is MVLLGPNGCGKTSVARAFLGLAPLSSGRRTAQPRIRFAYMPQDYRNACFPWLSVRDNIALRLRCSFQGKHVNAGANSIIDDEMAALCRRLDIQVDLNKYPYELSGGELQLLLFLATMVMPGDLRVFDEPFSALDFRRRVVASKMMSERFASRPSEAWIVITHDLTEGVQLADEVAVFSTNRTITERIKVEMPWPRDIGDSSDAAAITAVQAVRKAVGIA
- a CDS encoding ABC transporter permease subunit; the encoded protein is MAWLITVAVIAATWEVVVRAKLVSPAMLAAPSEIAMRCDALLRPTAHLGDVVSTLAYALSAFTLSVPIGITAGIAIGNRGHASEPLAFILDFLRSIPATALVPVFFLMAGAGAGTKLAAGCFSSSLVVALATLHGMRSIPSTRCETADLLGIEGLRRIWLVTLPSAAREIFLGCRAGVSLALILVVVAEMLIGGNQGLGRVIFDMRYTDDKPLMYAAILTTGVMGYCLNAVVGRFERIVVHWRQ